A DNA window from Arachis duranensis cultivar V14167 chromosome 3, aradu.V14167.gnm2.J7QH, whole genome shotgun sequence contains the following coding sequences:
- the LOC107479474 gene encoding uncharacterized protein LOC107479474, translating to MPLYAKFLKELMTRKRNWDEKETIVLTEECSAIIQKKLPQKMKDPGSFQIPCIIGDTTIEKALCDLGASINLMSLNMMRRMRIEEAKPTRMALQLPDRTFKFPHGVVEDLLVKVGEFIFPADFVVLDMEE from the coding sequence atgcccctCTATgcaaagttcttgaaggagctcatgacaagaaaaagaaactggGATGAAAAGGAGACTATAGTCCTAACtgaggaatgtagtgccatcataCAAAAGAAACTCCCCCAGAAAATGAAGGACCCAGGAAGTTTCcaaatcccctgcatcataggggatACCACTATTGaaaaggccttgtgtgacttgggagctagcatcaatctcatgTCCTTGAACATGATGAGAAGGATGAGAattgaggaagccaaaccaacaagaatggcactccaACTACCTGACAGAACATTCAAGTTTCCACATGGAGTGGTGGAAGATTTATTGGTGAAGGTGGGAGAATTCATCTTTCCAGCTGACTTTGTTGTGCTGGATATGGAAGAATAG